A stretch of Paenibacillus peoriae DNA encodes these proteins:
- a CDS encoding amino acid ABC transporter ATP-binding protein yields MIRLQNITKSFGKHEVLKGIDLTVNKGEVVVILGPSGSGKTTLLRCINYLEKPNDGEVSIGDFTVNCKRPAKKDVLALRQKTAMVFQQYNLFKHKTALENVMEGLVVVRKVKQEEAKKISIEVLEKVGLGEKLNHYPSQLSGGQQQRVGIARALALNPEVILFDEPTSALDPELVGEVLSVIRKIAKEGITMIVVTHEMGFARDVSNHVVFMDGGHIIEEGTPDDIFNHPKEERTQQFLKRITPEYNYSI; encoded by the coding sequence ATGATCCGTCTGCAAAATATTACGAAGTCGTTCGGCAAACATGAAGTGCTTAAAGGCATTGATTTGACCGTGAACAAAGGCGAGGTCGTCGTTATTTTAGGCCCGAGCGGTTCAGGAAAAACGACTCTGCTACGCTGCATTAATTATCTGGAAAAGCCGAATGATGGGGAAGTCAGCATTGGAGATTTTACAGTGAACTGCAAGCGACCTGCGAAGAAGGATGTTTTGGCTCTACGCCAAAAGACGGCTATGGTTTTCCAGCAATACAATTTGTTCAAGCATAAAACAGCACTGGAAAATGTCATGGAAGGACTTGTCGTTGTCCGCAAGGTCAAGCAGGAGGAAGCGAAAAAAATTAGCATTGAAGTGCTGGAAAAGGTCGGTCTGGGTGAAAAGCTAAATCATTATCCAAGCCAGCTATCCGGCGGGCAGCAGCAGCGTGTCGGCATAGCGCGTGCTTTGGCGCTGAACCCGGAAGTGATTTTGTTCGATGAGCCGACTTCGGCGCTGGACCCTGAACTGGTGGGTGAGGTGTTGTCGGTGATCCGCAAGATTGCGAAGGAAGGCATTACGATGATTGTCGTTACACATGAAATGGGCTTTGCGCGCGATGTTTCAAATCATGTGGTATTTATGGATGGCGGTCATATTATCGAGGAAGGCACACCGGACGACATTTTTAACCACCCCAAAGAGGAACGTACCCAACAATTCCTGAAACGGATTACACCGGAATATAACTATTCAATTTAG
- a CDS encoding LLM class flavin-dependent oxidoreductase: protein MSIKIGVLDQSPIHEGETAAQALRNTIKLAQRVEELGFTRFWVSEHHDSEQVAGSSPEVLISHLLARTERIKVGSGGVMLQHYSPYKVAENFNVLSSLAPGRVDLGIGRAPGGLPKSTQALQRNVHDAPSLEEKIDEVSRYIHNIPSEEGPLVGLQANPIPETPADIYVLGTSTDSAGIAARLGLPYVFSQFINSNEQVALDSFRTYRASFDYSYGREPKALFALSVIVADTSEEAAELAGEHKLYKIHLASGKTATVGTLESAEKFGKQSGEEYTIEATQAQINKGNKDEIYAVLTEIQAKYQVDELIVTTGIRDIHKRVRSFELLHEAFAGLPVQS from the coding sequence ATGAGTATTAAAATCGGAGTATTGGATCAAAGCCCTATACACGAGGGGGAAACGGCAGCGCAGGCCCTTCGTAATACGATTAAGCTAGCACAGCGTGTAGAGGAATTGGGTTTTACGCGCTTCTGGGTATCAGAGCATCACGATTCCGAGCAGGTTGCGGGCTCTTCGCCAGAGGTACTCATTTCCCACTTGCTGGCACGCACTGAGCGTATTAAAGTCGGTTCTGGTGGAGTGATGCTTCAGCATTACAGCCCTTATAAAGTAGCCGAAAACTTTAATGTGCTGTCCTCTCTTGCACCGGGTCGCGTAGATTTGGGAATCGGACGCGCACCGGGCGGGTTGCCGAAATCCACACAGGCGTTACAACGAAACGTTCATGATGCGCCTTCTCTCGAAGAAAAAATTGATGAAGTAAGTCGCTATATTCATAATATTCCGTCTGAAGAAGGACCGTTAGTCGGGTTACAGGCGAATCCGATTCCAGAAACACCGGCAGATATTTACGTTTTGGGTACAAGTACAGACAGTGCTGGAATTGCTGCGCGTTTGGGGTTGCCCTACGTTTTCTCGCAATTTATCAATAGTAATGAGCAGGTTGCATTGGACTCATTCCGTACGTATCGGGCGTCTTTCGATTATAGTTATGGACGTGAGCCGAAAGCTCTTTTTGCGCTTTCAGTCATCGTAGCGGACACTTCCGAGGAAGCTGCAGAGTTAGCAGGGGAGCACAAGCTGTACAAAATTCATCTGGCCAGTGGCAAGACGGCTACGGTGGGCACGTTGGAAAGTGCAGAAAAGTTTGGCAAGCAATCGGGTGAAGAATATACAATTGAAGCTACACAAGCGCAAATTAACAAAGGGAATAAAGACGAAATTTATGCTGTCCTGACGGAAATTCAAGCGAAGTATCAGGTCGATGAGCTGATCGTTACGACAGGAATAAGAGATATACACAAGCGCGTGCGCTCGTTCGAGTTGTTGCATGAAGCTTTTGCCGGATTGCCTGTGCAGTCCTAG
- a CDS encoding amidohydrolase produces MSGSTGTKEQVLEQQLVDIRRHLHRNPELSNEEFETTAFIRRLLEEQNITILDVPLRTGLVAEIGGRQEGPTVALRADIDALPIQEETGLPYASVHPGKMHACGHDFHTASLLGAAILLKQREQELKGTVRLVFQPAEEKAKGAAQVLDSGALAGVQAIFGLHNKPDLPVGTVGIKEGPLMAAADGFYIKVEGLSTHAAVPHAGIDPIVVSSHIITALQSIVSRSVNPLDSAVISVTKLHSGNAWNIIPDRAHLDGTIRTFDENVRAQVTERFEQVVKGVADAFSTKATIRWIEGPPPVLNDGKLTAIAEEVAEAVGLEVVRPVPSSASEDFGFYQKNIPGVFVFVGTAGSQEWHHPAFDLDERALPGTAKLLASLAESALISID; encoded by the coding sequence ATGAGTGGATCAACCGGAACGAAGGAGCAGGTTTTGGAGCAGCAACTGGTGGATATTCGCCGCCATCTGCATCGAAATCCCGAGCTATCTAACGAGGAGTTTGAAACTACCGCCTTTATCCGACGTCTGTTGGAAGAACAGAACATAACGATTCTGGATGTGCCGCTGCGTACCGGATTAGTAGCGGAAATTGGCGGACGGCAGGAGGGACCAACTGTCGCGCTTCGTGCAGACATTGATGCGTTGCCTATTCAGGAGGAGACGGGATTGCCTTATGCTTCGGTGCATCCGGGCAAGATGCATGCTTGTGGGCATGATTTTCATACCGCGTCCTTGTTAGGAGCAGCCATACTCCTGAAGCAGCGGGAGCAGGAGCTGAAAGGCACGGTTCGGCTGGTGTTCCAGCCAGCTGAGGAAAAGGCCAAAGGCGCTGCCCAAGTGCTGGACAGCGGTGCGTTGGCAGGGGTGCAGGCCATATTTGGCCTGCATAACAAGCCAGACCTGCCCGTAGGCACGGTCGGCATCAAAGAAGGTCCTCTAATGGCAGCGGCGGATGGTTTTTACATCAAGGTGGAGGGTCTGAGCACACATGCGGCAGTGCCGCATGCAGGGATTGACCCCATCGTGGTATCGTCACATATCATTACGGCGCTGCAATCCATTGTGAGTCGGAGCGTTAATCCGCTGGATAGCGCGGTCATTAGCGTCACGAAGCTGCACAGTGGCAACGCCTGGAACATCATTCCTGACCGCGCCCATTTGGACGGAACAATCCGCACATTTGACGAGAATGTTCGCGCTCAGGTGACTGAACGCTTCGAGCAGGTCGTAAAAGGTGTTGCCGATGCTTTCAGCACGAAAGCAACCATCCGCTGGATCGAGGGTCCGCCACCTGTTCTGAATGACGGTAAGTTGACCGCTATCGCGGAAGAGGTGGCCGAAGCGGTCGGTCTGGAAGTCGTTCGCCCCGTACCGTCCTCGGCGAGCGAGGATTTTGGGTTTTATCAGAAGAACATCCCAGGTGTATTTGTCTTTGTCGGCACTGCGGGAAGCCAGGAATGGCATCATCCTGCCTTTGATCTGGACGAACGTGCGTTGCCCGGAACAGCGAAGCTACTGGCTTCACTGGCCGAGTCGGCATTGATATCCATAGACTAG
- a CDS encoding discoidin domain-containing protein produces MLNRKGMMMASFSVVIASSLLMGNASFISADSHLNRNSVVAATSDSTLADMPPYLKSSVEWVWKNRMLTEGSTARKNTIFDQIFAGKGTLNYVIRWQSSKPVTLKQRQDIAKMIDRQMNHWTDHLQGYDGWPYKNIKVKVVGWAVADPSLLLDKQPDEVIYTDTILDTLASEKPEIPAALPVAPNEISRFEHFSDPNYSYPGGLDKRFDMYLWATENFGGGAGGDWGQRMNDEYVLSTVNSDEIEITEHEIGHGFGLNDFYEEHERPPGGFPTNTIMWAGNSDHITDWDVWMLRYTWSQIKKDTARFPITTKDDDGPIEIDPDKSVNIAPAATASSSYTSTWENVSALNDGFEPANSNDRSHAVYGNWPETGTQWVQYDFDQEYTVSQTDVYWFKDGGGIDVPKSYKIKYWNGRSWSNVKQANGLGASADQYNTTTFTPVKTTKLRIEMVSKGSASTGILEWKVAANKL; encoded by the coding sequence ATGTTGAACAGAAAAGGAATGATGATGGCTTCTTTTTCAGTAGTCATTGCTAGTTCATTACTGATGGGAAATGCTAGTTTTATATCAGCGGATTCTCATCTAAACCGGAATTCTGTGGTTGCAGCAACGAGTGATTCGACATTGGCTGATATGCCACCTTATCTCAAATCATCGGTGGAATGGGTTTGGAAGAATAGAATGTTGACCGAAGGCTCAACGGCTCGTAAAAATACGATTTTTGATCAAATTTTTGCGGGTAAAGGGACTCTTAATTATGTTATACGCTGGCAATCCTCTAAGCCTGTTACACTGAAGCAACGCCAGGATATTGCTAAAATGATAGATCGGCAGATGAACCATTGGACAGATCATCTTCAAGGATATGACGGCTGGCCCTATAAGAATATTAAAGTAAAAGTGGTAGGCTGGGCTGTTGCCGATCCTTCACTGCTCCTAGACAAGCAGCCTGACGAGGTCATTTATACGGATACCATTCTAGATACACTAGCTTCTGAAAAACCGGAAATTCCTGCTGCACTTCCAGTTGCGCCTAATGAAATATCCCGATTTGAGCATTTTTCGGACCCGAACTATTCATATCCGGGTGGATTGGATAAACGCTTTGATATGTATCTCTGGGCCACAGAAAATTTTGGCGGGGGAGCCGGCGGCGACTGGGGACAACGCATGAATGATGAATACGTTCTGAGTACGGTGAATTCTGATGAGATTGAGATTACTGAACATGAAATTGGGCATGGATTTGGATTAAACGATTTTTATGAAGAACATGAGCGTCCACCAGGTGGATTTCCAACGAACACGATTATGTGGGCTGGCAACTCCGATCATATCACCGACTGGGATGTTTGGATGCTGCGGTATACCTGGAGTCAAATCAAAAAGGATACGGCTCGTTTCCCAATCACGACTAAAGACGACGATGGCCCAATTGAAATAGATCCTGATAAAAGCGTAAACATTGCGCCTGCGGCAACGGCTAGCAGTTCCTATACTTCAACTTGGGAAAATGTAAGCGCGCTAAACGATGGATTTGAACCTGCTAATTCTAATGATCGAAGTCATGCCGTGTACGGCAATTGGCCTGAGACAGGTACACAATGGGTCCAATATGATTTTGATCAAGAATATACGGTATCCCAAACGGATGTCTATTGGTTTAAAGATGGCGGTGGCATTGATGTTCCTAAGTCTTACAAGATTAAGTATTGGAATGGTCGCAGCTGGTCCAATGTCAAGCAGGCTAATGGATTGGGTGCTTCGGCAGACCAGTATAATACAACTACTTTTACGCCTGTAAAAACAACGAAATTAAGAATTGAAATGGTATCCAAAGGTTCAGCATCCACAGGAATTTTAGAGTGGAAAGTAGCAGCTAACAAACTTTAA
- a CDS encoding ArsR family transcriptional regulator, translating to MSHDVNAPYDVHVAYGPVFELLSSLHTFICRKAYKKTDLSAGWAEQVSGTLSPGLSELLESMEINADWKVIYGLVYMLSDQGGVEEVVDRLESQTLQELKQQASAYGIPLPDDMEKLRKLALQLLSGWDEEYFRHVDISILSGLEQEAERRNKEKGVYSSMEWVDRTTNGFRFEPSEGLTRVLLVPQYHFQPINIIYRFGSLLLCHYSAGIYVQEEDFLSPQEYRMIRSLGEKSRLRILKYLYQSQSPRTFIEIVRHLKLSKGITHDHIFKLRASGFIHAHFDGETLLGYSARLSAVDEMHRSIFGYMERN from the coding sequence ATGAGTCACGACGTGAATGCTCCTTACGATGTACATGTAGCATATGGACCGGTGTTTGAGCTGCTCAGCAGCTTACACACCTTTATTTGCCGCAAGGCTTACAAGAAGACCGACTTATCAGCCGGATGGGCGGAGCAAGTGAGTGGAACGCTGTCTCCAGGTTTGTCCGAATTGCTGGAGTCCATGGAAATCAATGCAGATTGGAAGGTTATTTATGGACTTGTCTATATGCTTTCTGATCAGGGGGGCGTTGAAGAGGTCGTAGACCGTTTGGAAAGCCAGACTTTACAGGAATTAAAACAACAGGCATCAGCCTATGGGATTCCGCTGCCTGACGACATGGAGAAGCTTCGCAAACTTGCTTTGCAACTGCTATCTGGCTGGGACGAAGAGTATTTTCGCCATGTGGATATAAGTATTCTAAGCGGTCTGGAACAGGAAGCTGAACGAAGAAATAAGGAGAAGGGCGTTTATAGCTCTATGGAGTGGGTGGATCGTACCACTAATGGCTTCCGGTTCGAGCCTTCCGAGGGACTGACGCGCGTGTTGCTGGTGCCTCAATACCATTTTCAGCCGATAAATATTATTTATCGATTTGGGTCGCTCCTGTTATGCCATTACTCGGCAGGAATTTATGTTCAGGAGGAAGATTTTTTATCCCCACAGGAATATCGAATGATCCGAAGCTTGGGGGAGAAGAGCAGGCTTAGGATTTTAAAATATTTGTATCAAAGCCAGTCTCCACGAACCTTTATTGAGATTGTCCGTCATCTCAAGCTGTCCAAGGGAATCACGCACGACCATATTTTTAAGCTCCGGGCCTCCGGCTTCATTCATGCACATTTTGATGGAGAAACATTACTCGGATATAGCGCACGGCTTTCGGCTGTGGATGAAATGCATCGGAGCATTTTTGGCTATATGGAGCGAAATTAG
- a CDS encoding ABC transporter substrate-binding protein, with the protein MLKKSIILLSSLLLASSILLAACSNGGPDSSNNATAQNNGDTQTATTTQPLTSLVKASDMSKLPEVSKKRSDTIIVGLTDPAGVFTPYFNQSGYDGNVISQLWTPLVTVDEKGLPLPNLAKSWDISKDNLTYTFHLVPGTKFSDGSPLTAEDVAFTWTLIYDKAYPGDSQIRKLNIKGGNAYTEGKAKQIAGIKVIDAQTISATLEKPNALALPILGEYVLSKAYYGKDYKFGQLDYFKNLHSSPLGNGAYKLEKFIPGQEVRLEANDHFFKGKPKTQHFIYKTAEGDAWQFIETGDTDFASFTATQENIDKLKGLGFLNILPYTPSTYGYLQVNLENEKLKDKKVRQALTYGLDRKSIYVDAAQGAGAVANIPASPIFWSYTTEGINPYNYDPEQAKKLLDEAGWVEGSDGIREKNGQKLTIHLLTSKRPETDTFIALAAENYKAIGVDLQPEIFADFNAMVAKVEGKDYDLAAFSTGMLTDPSDGIEQFVNGEVKGYNNPKVKELYEKGLSTTNMEERKKIYKELYVLLNDELPVIFTNYKKTVYAYNGRMEHVKVSPFIGLSGNLFEWSLK; encoded by the coding sequence ATGTTGAAAAAGAGTATTATTTTACTTAGCAGTCTACTTCTGGCGAGCTCTATTTTGCTGGCGGCTTGCTCTAACGGTGGACCGGACAGCTCCAACAATGCTACTGCCCAAAATAATGGGGACACACAGACAGCTACTACAACGCAGCCATTAACAAGTTTGGTAAAGGCTTCTGATATGTCCAAATTGCCGGAAGTGTCCAAAAAGAGAAGCGACACGATTATTGTGGGTCTGACTGACCCAGCCGGGGTGTTTACTCCGTATTTTAACCAAAGCGGCTATGACGGCAACGTGATTTCGCAATTGTGGACTCCGCTGGTCACAGTAGACGAGAAGGGGCTTCCGCTGCCCAATCTGGCTAAGAGCTGGGATATTTCTAAAGATAATCTAACGTATACATTTCATCTGGTTCCCGGTACTAAATTCAGTGATGGCTCCCCTTTGACAGCAGAAGATGTCGCTTTTACTTGGACGTTGATCTATGACAAAGCCTATCCTGGCGACAGTCAAATCCGAAAGCTGAACATTAAAGGCGGCAACGCCTATACGGAAGGCAAGGCAAAACAAATTGCAGGAATCAAGGTAATTGATGCGCAGACCATTTCTGCGACGTTGGAAAAACCTAACGCGTTGGCTCTGCCGATTCTGGGTGAATATGTACTGTCCAAAGCCTACTACGGCAAGGATTATAAGTTTGGACAGCTGGATTATTTTAAGAATCTACATAGTAGTCCTCTGGGGAATGGGGCTTATAAGCTGGAAAAATTTATTCCGGGGCAAGAAGTTCGTCTGGAGGCGAATGATCACTTTTTCAAAGGCAAGCCGAAAACACAGCATTTCATTTACAAAACAGCAGAAGGCGATGCTTGGCAGTTTATTGAAACGGGCGATACCGACTTTGCATCCTTCACCGCAACTCAGGAAAATATTGACAAACTGAAAGGGCTTGGCTTTTTAAACATTTTGCCGTATACCCCTAGCACTTACGGATATTTGCAAGTAAATCTAGAAAATGAAAAGCTTAAGGATAAAAAGGTTCGTCAAGCATTGACCTATGGACTAGATCGGAAAAGTATTTATGTCGACGCAGCTCAGGGAGCAGGGGCAGTCGCAAACATTCCAGCTTCCCCAATATTCTGGTCTTACACGACCGAAGGAATCAATCCATACAACTACGACCCGGAGCAAGCGAAAAAGTTGCTGGATGAAGCGGGTTGGGTGGAAGGTAGTGACGGTATCCGTGAGAAAAACGGACAGAAGCTGACCATTCACCTGCTGACCTCTAAACGTCCAGAAACAGACACCTTTATTGCGCTTGCGGCTGAAAATTACAAAGCGATTGGTGTTGACCTTCAGCCGGAAATCTTTGCAGACTTTAATGCAATGGTAGCCAAAGTAGAAGGTAAAGATTATGATCTCGCCGCCTTCTCGACAGGCATGCTGACAGATCCATCGGATGGAATCGAGCAATTCGTTAATGGAGAAGTCAAGGGATATAACAATCCAAAGGTAAAAGAGCTATATGAAAAAGGCTTGTCTACGACGAATATGGAAGAACGCAAGAAAATATATAAAGAATTATATGTGCTGCTAAACGATGAACTGCCCGTTATTTTTACCAACTATAAGAAGACGGTGTATGCCTACAATGGTCGGATGGAACATGTAAAGGTCAGTCCGTTCATTGGCTTGTCTGGTAATCTGTTCGAATGGTCCCTTAAATAA
- a CDS encoding ABC transporter permease — translation MSSFLTKRLTYMVIILLAASMMIFFLYAMTPGDFISGNLKLSPERKAELREIYGLNKPILERYGNWLGNALHGNFGYSLAQQKPVLTLFNEYIWNSFLLAVISTFLTWFIAVIIGVVAAYKQYSWFDTLVMVMIFAAMSVPSFFIGLYLIKIAAVDLKWLPPGGMLNTGSNATGMEYVKEVLQHMTLPVIVMTLLGLGSLTRYFRSNMIDVIQQDYIRTARAKGLKERKVLFTHALRNALLPAITLVGFELPALFGGSLIIEKIFNWPGIGQLYMQSFSLRDYPLLMGFTMLIAILSVIGTLLSDILYRIADPRVKV, via the coding sequence ATGAGCTCGTTTTTAACGAAAAGACTGACGTATATGGTTATTATTTTGTTGGCCGCATCGATGATGATTTTTTTCCTGTATGCCATGACACCGGGAGATTTCATTAGCGGCAATCTGAAGCTGTCGCCAGAGAGAAAGGCGGAGCTGAGGGAAATTTACGGCCTAAATAAGCCTATTCTTGAACGCTATGGAAATTGGCTAGGCAATGCGCTGCATGGCAATTTTGGCTATTCGCTTGCCCAGCAGAAGCCGGTGCTGACCTTATTTAATGAATATATCTGGAACTCGTTTTTGCTGGCCGTTATATCGACCTTCCTGACCTGGTTTATCGCGGTCATTATTGGTGTGGTTGCTGCTTATAAGCAGTATTCATGGTTTGATACTTTGGTAATGGTAATGATTTTCGCTGCCATGTCTGTGCCCTCTTTTTTTATCGGACTGTATCTGATTAAAATCGCAGCGGTTGACCTGAAGTGGTTGCCACCCGGTGGCATGCTCAATACGGGCAGTAACGCTACAGGTATGGAGTATGTGAAGGAGGTTCTCCAGCATATGACCTTGCCAGTGATCGTTATGACGCTGCTGGGACTGGGGTCGTTGACCCGCTACTTCCGTAGCAATATGATCGACGTGATCCAGCAGGATTATATACGCACAGCCCGTGCAAAGGGCTTAAAGGAAAGAAAGGTACTTTTTACGCACGCATTGAGAAATGCATTACTGCCTGCCATTACGCTCGTTGGCTTCGAATTACCTGCGCTGTTTGGCGGGTCCCTGATTATTGAAAAGATTTTTAATTGGCCGGGGATCGGTCAGTTGTACATGCAATCCTTTTCGCTCCGGGATTATCCGCTACTTATGGGCTTTACGATGCTAATTGCCATATTGAGCGTGATCGGGACACTGTTGTCCGATATTTTGTATCGCATCGCGGACCCGCGTGTGAAAGTGTAA
- the opp4C gene encoding oligopeptide ABC transporter permease → MSSVSSNLSKSNGRLQATVKSSMWQQALRQLFRNKLAMAGLLVVVFMFLLCFIGPLFSPYSDNKTNILMMNKAPNIHHWLGTDKLGRDVLTRVMQAGQISLTVGLASMVLSVFLGATLGVISAYFRGIADQIIMRVADLLLTIPSLPLLFIMGALLSDWKVPPDQRMYIVMLMLSLVNWPGIARMVRGQMLSLREREFMQAATVLGLSNRRKLFKHLLPNILPLLIVIATLNIGGAILSESVLSFFGLGVLPTTPTWGNMIDAANNVLDFQQRPWLWIPPGLSIFATVIAINIFGDGLRDVLDPKHKR, encoded by the coding sequence ATGTCATCCGTGAGCAGTAATTTGAGCAAGAGCAACGGCAGACTGCAAGCAACTGTTAAATCTTCAATGTGGCAGCAAGCGCTCCGGCAGCTGTTCAGAAACAAGCTTGCTATGGCTGGTCTGCTCGTCGTGGTATTTATGTTTTTGCTCTGTTTTATCGGCCCGCTATTTTCTCCTTATTCCGATAATAAAACAAATATATTAATGATGAACAAGGCGCCAAATATCCATCACTGGTTAGGAACAGACAAGCTGGGACGGGATGTGCTGACACGTGTGATGCAGGCAGGTCAAATTTCTCTTACCGTGGGTTTGGCTTCCATGGTATTGTCAGTCTTTTTGGGGGCTACGCTGGGGGTCATATCCGCATATTTTCGCGGGATTGCAGATCAGATTATTATGCGCGTTGCTGATTTGCTGCTGACAATTCCCAGTTTGCCCCTGCTATTTATTATGGGCGCGCTGCTATCTGATTGGAAGGTTCCACCCGATCAACGGATGTATATTGTCATGCTGATGCTTAGTCTGGTCAACTGGCCGGGGATTGCACGGATGGTGAGGGGCCAGATGCTTAGTTTGCGGGAACGTGAATTTATGCAAGCCGCGACGGTACTGGGACTCTCGAATCGTCGAAAGCTGTTCAAGCATCTGCTGCCGAATATTTTACCGTTGTTGATCGTTATCGCTACATTGAATATTGGCGGAGCTATCTTGAGTGAATCTGTACTCAGCTTCTTTGGCCTTGGCGTGCTACCCACGACACCAACTTGGGGCAATATGATTGATGCCGCTAACAATGTGCTGGATTTTCAGCAACGACCGTGGTTGTGGATACCGCCAGGACTGTCTATTTTTGCTACAGTCATCGCTATTAATATTTTTGGTGACGGGCTGCGGGATGTACTTGACCCGAAACATAAGAGGTAG
- a CDS encoding ABC transporter ATP-binding protein, with translation MDNLLSIEHLSTHFYTEEGTVKAVDDISFRVKPGETVCIVGESGCGKSITAMSIMGLIQSPGGKVTGGSIRFEETDLLGLSRNEMRTIRGHEISMIFQEPMSSLNPVMTIGEQLSEPLIEHLKMGRKEARKRALELIEQVGISRPEQILKSYPHELSGGMLQRIMIAIAVSCGPKLLIADEPTTALDVTIQAQILDMLREFKAQSNMSLMLITHDLGVVAEMADYVIVMYAGKIVEEGEVVQLFNHPKHPYTQGLLKSKPVLNQRQEELYSIPGQVPNPLELTTSCYFHDRCGHCMDICRIKEPTLKEVSAQQKASCWLYEEAVVHG, from the coding sequence ATGGACAATTTACTTTCCATTGAACATTTAAGCACTCATTTTTATACAGAAGAAGGAACGGTTAAAGCGGTGGATGATATCAGCTTCCGTGTGAAGCCGGGGGAAACGGTATGCATTGTCGGTGAATCGGGCTGCGGCAAAAGTATTACCGCGATGTCGATCATGGGTCTCATCCAGAGTCCTGGTGGTAAGGTGACAGGCGGAAGCATCCGTTTTGAGGAAACCGATCTGCTAGGGCTTAGCAGAAATGAGATGCGCACGATTCGTGGGCATGAAATATCCATGATCTTTCAGGAGCCGATGTCTTCATTGAATCCAGTCATGACCATTGGTGAACAGCTATCCGAACCACTGATTGAGCATTTGAAAATGGGCCGTAAGGAAGCTCGTAAGCGAGCACTGGAGCTGATCGAACAGGTCGGTATATCCCGGCCGGAGCAGATTTTAAAAAGCTATCCGCATGAGCTGAGCGGGGGGATGCTGCAGCGAATTATGATTGCGATTGCTGTTTCTTGCGGTCCCAAGCTGCTTATCGCGGATGAGCCAACCACAGCGCTGGATGTAACGATTCAGGCGCAAATTCTGGATATGCTGCGTGAATTTAAAGCCCAATCCAATATGTCGCTCATGCTAATCACCCATGATCTGGGTGTTGTCGCCGAAATGGCTGATTACGTCATAGTGATGTATGCAGGCAAGATCGTCGAGGAAGGCGAAGTGGTACAGCTGTTCAATCATCCCAAGCATCCTTATACACAGGGGTTACTAAAGTCCAAACCGGTGCTTAATCAGCGCCAAGAGGAACTGTATTCCATCCCCGGGCAGGTCCCTAATCCGCTGGAGCTGACGACTTCCTGTTATTTTCACGACCGCTGTGGGCATTGCATGGACATTTGCCGTATAAAAGAGCCTACATTAAAAGAAGTTTCAGCTCAGCAGAAAGCATCCTGCTGGCTATATGAGGAGGCGGTTGTTCATGGCTGA